The Kordia sp. SMS9 DNA window TTAATAATTTCCTGTGCATGATCACCATCAACATTGGATACAAAATGCACATTGAGATGATTTTTATAATATTGTAACGCTTCTGTAACCATGACAGGACCTAAGTCAGAACCACCGATTCCAATATTTACAATATCTGTAAACGCTTTTCCTGTGTGTCCTTTTTTATCACCAGAAATGATCGCTTCTGAAAATTTTTTTATTTGTTGTTTGACTTTGTATATTTCAGGAATGACATTTTTGCCGTCCACCAATACTTCGCTGCTTTCTTTTTCGCGCAAAGCGGTATGCAACACAGCTCTACCTTCCGTTTCATTGATACTATCGCCGCCAAAATACTTTTCTATATTTTCTTTGAGATTCACTTCTTCTGCCAATTTCAATAGCAAATCCATGGTTTCTTGAGTGATTCTGTTTTTGGAATAGTCCACATAAAAATCTTTCCATTTAATAGTAAAACGATCCGCTCTTTGAGCATCCGTTGAAAAATAGTCTTTCATCGCAAACGATTTCGTTGCATGGAAGTGCTCCTGAAGTGTATTCCAAACTTCAGTTTCTGTGGGGTTTATGTTTGTTAACATGAGTTGTTAGTTTATTGCAGTTATCGGCGCTTCCTCCATTGGAAGCGTTATTTGAATGCCATCAATTTGAGTTTTTAATGGCTGTATGTATTTTAAGTATGCTTCTTTTAATTTCGCATCTATCGGGTCGGCATCGGGTAATTTTTGCTTGAATGGATCTACTTGGCGCCCATTTTTCCAAAAACGATAACATACGTGTGGTCCAGAAGTGTTTCCAGTCATTCCAACCCAACCAATAACATCGCCTTGCTTTACAAATTCACCCACTTTTGCTTTTCGCTTTTTCATGTGCAAGTATTGCGTAGAGTACGTGCTGTTATGTTTTATTTTGACATAATTTCCATTTCCGCCTCTACGGGCAGATTCTACCACAACACCATTGGCTGTTGCGATAATTGGTGTATTAATTGGTGCTGCAAAATCAGTTCCTTTGTGTGGTCGTATACGATTTCCATACAGTTTGATGCGTCTGCGTAAGTTGTAACGTGATGAAATTCGCACTTGTTTGAAACGCACGGGCGCTTTTAAGAAAGCACGGCGTAAGTTTTTAGCATTTTCATCAAAATAATCTACAATTTGATTGAGCGAATCCGTCTCAAATTCAAAGGCATAAAACGGTTCACCATTGTGCTTAAAATATGCAGCATGAATTTTGTCAATTCCCACGAAAGTGGTGTCATTTATATATTTTTCCGTATAAATTAACTTGTATTCGTCACCTTCTTGCAGTCTAAAAAAGTCAATCGTCCATGCGTAAATGTCTGACATGTCGTACGCCAAACGCTGACTTAAACCTGCTTCGTCCAAAGATGCGGACAACGAACTTGTAATAACGCCTGAAGCTTCTTTTTCTACAATTTTTACAGGTTTGCTTTCCGAATATGCATTGATGGAATCTTTAAATTTGATCACTACGTAATCTACACTATTTTTTTGATAGATGAAACATTCAGGTCGTTGTAACGAATCGCCTTTTGTGCAAAGTAAAGTATATGGTTTTCCAGCAACTAATTTGCGGATGTCAAAAGTATCTTTTGTTTTTTCGGCAATTTGAAAGATTTTCGAGTAGCCAATGTGATTTTTTTCTAAGATTTCACCAAAACTATCTCCTTTTCGCACCGTATCACGCACGACAACATAGTCATTTAGGTTAAAACCAAACTCCATCGGATCTGGTGCTGGCACTTCTACGTGTACCGTTTTTGTAGATTCTTTCTTTTCACCTCCACAAGCGTAAGCTCCTATAAATACTAGTGTTAGCAGTATAATTTTCCCTATTCTCATCGTTTCTTTTCTGTGTTGAAGACATGGTTTACCCATTCTTTTCCCCATTCGCTTTTTTCATTTTCGCTCCAAATTTCGGGAAAAAAGATCACTTTTTGAAAACTTGGAGGCAAGTATTCTCTCCAATTGGTTCCGCCAGTGGCTTCAATCGTGGTTTTTTCGCGTCGCAAATAGCGATATGCCGAGCCCATGTGCATCAATGGCCAATTGACATTTGCGTTGAGATCGAGCTTTTTGAGCGCATCAATTAGATTCTTATTTTGTTTTACCTGTTCAGGCAACGCTAAATAGCGATGATATATGGTGCTTTGTTGAACTTGTGTCGCAATTCGCATGAAACGCGGTGTGTAGCGATATTCAAATTGTTTGAGTGTGAGTGTTTTTTCGCCTGTTTTGCTATCGGTAGCCCCTTTTTTCCAGTAGATATTTTCGTAAAGATCGTCCAAACTGTTTTCGGCTGAAAATTGGTCGCGAACGGTGTGATGCACTAAATTTTCCATAGGTGTAGAGTACAATTCAATCATTCGGTATTGTGCGGATTGAAATCCGCTTGCAGGCAACAGCGACATTCGGTAGTTAAGGAATTGTTCGCGTTCCATTCCGTTGATCATAATTTCGAACGAAGAAATGAGCGCTTTGAAGTAATTATTGATTCGGTGAATGCGTTGTGTGAAAAATTCTGCTGTTTGGTCTTTGTCATCAATGATTTGCTTTTGCTCGTGAATAATGAGCTTAAAGTACAATTCGGTAATTTGATGATACATGATGAAGATTTCTTCATCGGGGAAAAATGTGCGTGGTATTTGTAAACTTAATAAGGTATCGAGGTGAATATATTCCCAATACGTAAGATATCGTTGATGTAGTAAACCGTCGAGATAGGCGCCTAAGTCTTGCCCAGAATTTGTATATTTTTTTTCTAATTTTTCAATTCGCGCTGCAATTTCTGGAGAAATTTTCATCTGATATTTTTATGTTAAACCTATTGGCAGATGTAATGTACCACTATTTACAAATAACAAAAAATGTTAGTGACTCATCTTCATTAGTCTACTAGTATTTTAAAAGGATGTTTGAGTCCTTTGAAAGCGTCTAAATCTGCTTTTAGCGAACCTACAACCAATTTTGCTTTGATTCGAATTGGCACTTTGTTTTCATCATCAGAAACCCACAATGTTAAGCTTTCACTTTCTTTAAATACGCGTCCTGCTTGTACATACGGACGAAATTTTAAACAGGGAACTTTCCCAAATTTGGTCCGCATCGTTTCTCTTCCTAAGAATTTCAATTTGAATTTAAAGTTTTCTTTGTCAAAAAACATGTTCAATACTACCTCATCGCCTTCTTTGATGGTAGAAACATCGTAATTGTTTCGCAAGTAATAAAACGCCGAAACCATGTCTTGTACATTTTTTTCGATGTCAATTTCCTGTTTTGTCTTGTGTTTTTTATTGTTGACAAGTGCTTTTTCTTTTTCGTGATTGAATTTGATTTCAACATCTTTCGTATGGCCACCTTCATCAATTTTACGAATAAACTTGTACGGCATTCCAGTCTGTTTGTCAAAAAAGCTTTCGTAATTATCATCTACCTTAAAAAAGATGCTAGCAAAACCTGTTGTTTTTCCTTTTCCAACCACATGATACACGTCTTTTCCATTTAGGTAATCTTCTTTTACTTCAAGTGTGGCATAACTTGCATTGATAAATCCGTAGTGAATTCTGAATTTAAACCATTCACCCGTTTCAAAAGCGGCGTCTTGTTGTTGTGCTTGCAGTAAGAAGCTTATAAGTAAGAAGAATATAGTAAGTGTACGTTTCATGTTCAATAAATAGGTTTGTAAAAATAAGAAAATAGTCTTTACATAATTGTTAATTTATGTTAGCATTACAATTACTATTCCAAAAAAAATAGTTTCACCTTACTAGTACAATAGTAAAAGCTTCTTTTTTTGTGTTTTCATAATGATCAGAACAACTTGTAACGATTAAAAATAACGTGCGACACATTATTGTATTCAATTTTATATTGTATATTTCTGATAACTCTGTGAGCCGAATTCTTACAAACCTACATTATGATGAAGCATATTGTTTGCATACTACCATTTATTAGAACTCAAGCACGATATTTTATCTTTTTGTTGCTGTCGCATTGTATGCTGGCGCAAGAAGCAACTATTGCCAAAGAGATGCAATTGTTTATTTCTGAATCTGACTCTTTGGATCGGATTGAAGAAATGATTCAAGATACTTTTTACCAAGAAAATGATATCGCTTTAGGATTGGAGTATTGCAGGCTGTATTTAGAAAGGGGAAAAAAGGAAGAAAATGATGCGATTCAGCTTTTTGCTAACTCTCAAATTGCATACATCACGTTTCAGCAAGCAGATTATCATGAAGCATTGAAGCGTTCGTATATTGCTGCTAGATTTGCAGAACGCGCAAAAGATACTGTTAGTAGCATACAAAACAATGTTTTGCTAGGTAGCACTTGGTATGTGATGGGAATTTACGACGAAGCGTTAAAACCGTATTTGATTGCCAAAGAATTAGCTGCCGAAACACAAAATTCTTCGAACGAAGTATTGTGTTTGGTCAATATTGCAAATATTCGCGCCAAGCTAAAACGCTATGGAAATGCATTGGACAGTTTTAATTCCGCTTTGAAAATTCTCAATGAAAAAGAAGCACCATTTTCGCCTCAAGATAAAGCTTCATTGTTAAGTTCACTTTTGGGAAAAGTGTTGTGTCTTGCTGAATTGAAACGATTTGACGAAGCCGAAGAAACGTATAAAAAAGGCATTGCGATTATTGATGAAGACTACAAAAAAAGCGTTGCGATTGCCGAAAAAAATAACTTAGAGATTTTTAAAGCACGTTTTAATATCAATTTAGGGAAAGTGTATTATGAAAAAGGAGAATATTTTAAATCGTTAGGCTTTTTACAAGAAGGAAAAGAAAAGCTGAAAAAAGCTGGCTTACAAAATAACTTATACATCACCGATTTTTACATTGCGCAGAATTTAAGCAAACAAGGAAAAAACGAAGAAGCTATGTTGCTTTTGGATGCCATTTTTAAACGTGCTGGTGAAGATAGTTATACCGACAGAATTGAAGAAATGTACACCTTAGCAGGTGATATTTCAAAGATTCAGAACAATAAAGAAAAGGAAGCTTTTTACCTCCGTGAGTTAAAAGATATTCTCCAGAAAAAAAGCGAAAAACAATCCGCAGCAAAAGATTTGTTATATGAAGATGACATTAAAAAATACGAGCTAGAAAATAAGAAACTTGCCAACGAAAACACCCAAAGCTTAGCAGACAAAAAAGTCATTATGATCGTTTCTATCGTGTTGGTTGGTTTGTTGATGATTGGATTTTTGGTGTATCACAAAAGAGCTAAATTAAAAGAGCAGAAATTTTTAGCCATTATTGATGCTATTTCTAAAAAGGCAACCGAACCAAAACCACTAAAAACCACACAAAATTCTGCTATTAAAGATGAAAAGGCAAAAGCAATTTTAGAAAAACTCTCTGCATTAGAAGAAACCCACTTTTACCTTTCGGAAAACGCCACCTTGCACAATACTGCAAAATTGCTTCAAACCAATACAACCTATTTATCTAAAGCCTTAAATGCTGTTAAAAAACAATCGTTTAGTCAATACCTCAATAAACTTCGCATTGAGTATGTGTTGGTGAAATTGAAAGAAGATGCGGTGTTTAGATCGTATACCATTCATGCCATTTCTAAAGAAATTGGATATAAAAGCGCCACTACTTTTATTAAAGAGTTTAAAAACAAAACAGGCTTAAATCCGTCGTACTACATTAAAAAAATTAAAGGTTAGCGCATTCATTTTGTTTAAATTTATAAATATGAACACGCTTCTGTTGTACTGAACATTGAAATATTCATACTTTGAAAATAAGTCTAACTTAAAAAAACAATTGTTATGAATTTAAAAAAAATTACACTTACAACACTGTTCTTATTTTGTATTTTCAACATAAGCGCACAAAACGTACAGTCAGCTGGTTATAATAATGTAGATATGCTTCTAACAGTAGCAGACTCCTTACAATACCAAAAGTTTGAGCTGACAACTGGAACTGACACGTATTATGCAAAGCCTTTTAAAAATTTGTTCATTAATATTGATCTTGATTATCAACCGACAGAAAATGTTACTAGCTATTTTAGATTAGAATTTAAGTTTACCAACCCTGAAAATGTTGGTAATGTTGGCACAACATCATTGGGAATTACCGCGCCAGTATTGATTCCACCTGTTAGTAAAAAGAAAGCTGAAAGAAAAGGTCCTTCAAATAGTTATACCTATCCATTCACCGCCGAAGTAGAATATCCTATTTTACCTATAACTTACGATGTAAACGTTAAACTATTGAAATACGCTACACAAAGGGATTATATAGATAAAACTCCTAATTTTAAGGTAAAGGATTCAATTAGTTTTTCGTTAATCGCAGAAGAATTTACGCCAAACCCTAATGAATTTGTGGTGGTAACTACGTATCCGAACCCAATTACAAATCAAATTACTATTATGTATGCTGAAAGTGGCACACAAAATCCAACAGCTGCACAAGAACCACTTGAGGTGGCTATTTTTGACAACACTGGCAATCCTGTAAGTCAACACACACTAATGAGTACTAGCTTCAACGACACTAGTATTTCTTATACGATGGACACTTCTCAACTTCAACCTGGCACCTATTACTTTCAACTCACACGCGCTGGTGAAACCACTATTAAAACTATTATAAAACAGTAATCTAAATTACAGTTAAAATAGCAAGCCATCTACACAAAAATGTAGATGGTTTTTTTATGTAAAAAAATGATTTATACAATTTTATAAATCTGAAAATGCTTCTCTTGTTTTGAGGAATATGCTCACATATCTTTGAGTTGTTCTTGATCGAGACAGGTCGCTTCCGAAAAACCTTAACAGAGTAGGAAATAATTAAATACATATCATTACTATGAAAAAAATCATTTTAAAACCACGTCATTTTATCCTTGTCTTTGCATTACTTGTAGGATCGTTATTCACAATTGGTTGTCAATCGGAAGATGTTACTAATAAAGACGATATACAGATTGAATCTACGACAAGCAAACGCGCTTTGGATCCGAATATTCCTTATGAACCAGACTTTACACCTCCCAATATTCCGAATCCTCCGATGATTGACGAACATTGTGTGGTGAGACTTGCCTATTTATCATATTCTGAAAGATGTCCTGAAAATGCCAGTGTTGTCAATTATTGGATCGGCGTTTTACGTTCACAAAGGTTCGAAGGATTGGCTGTCGGATTTATTACGGCTCCAGGAAATTTACAACGATGGGATCACCGTTATCGATCTTTTTTACACAGAAACAATATTACAAGTCACCAAATCAGTAAAACAGTATACATTGCGTATAGAGGCCTTTTATTGAGAGAACCTGATGTAAACGGCGGTGCTTACTGGACCAACGTTGAAAGAAATGTAGGACTTATTAATGTCGCACGCGGTATTGGAAATTCTCCTGAATTTGGAAGACGATTAAGTAGAATTTCAACAGAATGTAACAACGCAGCAAATCAGTGTACCTTTTAAATTATACCAATGTAATTATATCAAATCAAATTACGAACAGATAGTTCACAGCGGAATCCGAAAAGCTTGTAGAGTAGGAATAGTTTTAAAAATGCATCAATCATGAAAAAACGAAAAATTCAAAAGTTGGGTATCAACAAATCTGTAGTTTCTCAGCTTACCCAACTACAAATTACGGGTGGAGAAACACATTGTTGCCCAACAAACGTTCATACTTGTGCTAATACTTGTGCCAATACGTGCGCAAATACATGTGCAAACACTTGCCCAGCAGGTTGTGGTATTACAGGAGAATGTGGATCAGGAGGAGAATTATCCAGAAATTGTCCATTTCATCAAGTACCAAATTAAGGTTTTTTATTAATTGCGATTGAATGATTAGGGAAAGGCTGTCAATATATTTTGATGGTCTTTTCTACGTTGAAACGTACTGTAAAAAAAGAAGCTCGATCATCCGACCGAGCTCTCTTTTTTTATTAACCAACCAAAACTTTAATTATGAAAATCTTAAAGTTGCAAAAGGAAACCACTCGCTTTTGCACTGCAAATATAAGATGAGAATTTTATTATGCAAGCATAGTATTTTTACTTTAACACAATTTTTGTAATTAGAAATGTATTTCATTAGCAATTCTTAGTGAATATTCAATAGAATGTGATTTTTGTTGAGTATTTCTCAATATCATCTTACATTTCAAGTAAAACAAGGCATAAAAAAAGCCCGATCCTACGATCGAGCTTTTCTTTATTTATTAACCAACCAAAACTTTAAATTATGAAAATCTCTTTTCTTAAAGTTGCAAAAGGAAACCACTCGCTTTTGCACTGCAAATATAGAACGAGAATTATACTATGCAAGCATAGTATTTAACTTTAACACAATTTTTGTATTCAGAAACGTATTTCATAGAGTGTTTTTACAAAATTTTCAACATTCTTTTACTTTCTTTGAGAAATCAGCAACAATTTTACAATTTAACGGATTGGTGTTTTTAGATTATTTTAAGATTTTATAGCCTTCTAAGTTGCTAATTCCCCAATTTTTAAGCTCTTCTTTACTCCAAAGTGCCGGAAAAAAGATTCTTTTTTGATATTTTGGATGCATATACTTCTGCCAATCGCTTCCACCAGTAGCTGCTGCATTGCCTTTTTCAGAATTGATATATTTTGCCGCTGCATTGTAATGGTGCATTACCCAACTAATATTTACCGTATGATCGTAATGACGCATCGCATTGATTAAAGTTTTGTCATTTTGATAATCTCTTGGTAATTGCTTGAATTTTGTCCACAAATTGATCGTATTGTATTCTTTCATCCATGAAATGAGCTCTTTTTTGTATTTCTCATCAAAGTTGATCATCAGTTTGCTTCGCTTTCCTGTTTTATGATCGTTTCCTGCAACTTGCCAATACATATTGTTATACGCGTGTAGATACGGAGTTTCACGATCAATTGTGGTTCTAAATCTGTAATCAATCAAATTGATAAGTTCTGTGGAAGCAATTTCAATTTTTCGATATTGAACCGATTGAAAACCACTAGCTGGCGTCAATGCATCACGGAATTTAATGTATTGCTCCACTTCCATGCCTTCGCCCATAATATCAAACGAATTGGAAAGCAGATCAAAATAACGACTGATGCGCATTAAATGCATGACAAATTTTTCTGGTAAAATGTGCTCCGTATGGGCAATTTGTTGCATTTCCCATAGAATCATCTTAAAAATCAATTCGTTTACTTGATGATAGATAAGGAACACCATTTCATCTGGCAATTGTGTCCGTTGGGTTTGCAATCCTAAAAGTGCATCGAGCTGAATGAAATCCCAATATTTCATGGGTTCGGCGTGTAATAATCCTGAAAGATGTACGTCAGGATCTTGTCCCATATCCAAATATTTTTTGTCTATGGCAGCGAGTAATTCTTCTCTGGTCATGTTGTTGTTTTTTGGGAGAGAAAATCAAATAAAAACGTACACTTCGACTCGGCTCAGCGTACGTTCTTATTTGTTATATATTATAAAGTTCCGCGTGCGGCTTGTTCTCTTTCAATCGCTTCAAACAATGCTTTAAAGTTTCCTACACCAAACGATTGTGCGCCTTTACGCTGAATGACTTCAAAGAACATTGTGGGTCTGTCAACAATGGTTTTGGTAAAGATTTGCAATAGGTATCCTTCTTCATCACGATCAATTAAGATTCCATGTTTTCTAAGTTCATCTACATCTTCATCAATATCGCCCACGCGCTCTAATAAATCATCATAATAGGTTTCCGGAACGTATAAAAATTCTACACCGCGTTCGCGCATTTGCGAAACCGTTTCTATAATATTATCGGTTGCCACGGCAATATGTTGCACGCCTGCACCATTGTAAAAATCTAAGTATTCTTCAATTTGCGACTTCTTTTTTCCTTCCGCTGGCTCGTTGATAGGAAATTTGATACGTCCATTTCCATTGCTCATCACTTTACTCATCAACGCGGTAAAATCGGTAGAAATATCATCGTCCGTAAACGAGATAATTTGCGCAAAGCCCATTACTTTTGCATAAAATTCACACCATTCTTTCATTTTCCCCCAACCGACATTTCCAACCATGTGATCAATGAATTTTAGTCCAACTGGTTTGGGATTGTAATGCGATCCCCATTTTTGATATCCTGGCAAAAAGATGCCGTTGTAGTTTTTACGTTCTACAAAAATATGAACCGTTTCTCCGTATGTGTAAATTCCTGAACGTACTACATATCCGTTTTCATCTTCTTCTTTGGTGGGTTCCATGTAGGGTTTTGCGCCTCTTTTCGTCGTTTCTTCAAAGGCTTTTGTGGCATCTTCTACCCAAAGTGCTACTACTTTTACGCCATCGCCGTGTAAATCAATATGTTCGTTGATTTCGCCACCTTTTCCTAATGGAGTTGTTAAGACTAAGCGAATTTTATCTTGTTTTAATACGTACGAAACTCGGTCTGTCAAACCTGTTTCCAATCCTGCGTATGCTTCCGATTGAAAACCAAACGCCGTTTTGTAAAAATGCGCTGATTGTTTTGCATTTCCAACGTATAATTCTACATAATCAGTTCCTAAAAGCGGAAGAAAATCTTCTGCTTCTTCAAATAATTTTTTGAGTCCGTATTCGGTATTTTGTAAATCTTTTAAGTTTTTTATTTCTGCTGCCATGTTTTTATTTTTTTGTGCTTTCGCGAATTCGTAATTGTATGTTGTATCGTGTAAATGAAATCGAATATTTACCACATAGCGCGAACATGCGTTGCAATATTAGTTGTGTGTTGTTTCATTTTAAATTATTCTAACCAAGATTTAAAATAGTCTTCATCGGCAATTTTCATCGCTTCTTCGGTTACTTGTAACGGTTTGAATGTGTCTACCATCACCGCCAATTCTTCTGTTTCCGTCTGACCGATACTGCGTTCTACTGCTCCAGGATGTGGACCATGCGGAATTCCTGCTGGATGTAGCGAAATGTGTCCAGCATCAATATCGTTTCTACTCATAAAATCACCATCTACATAATATAATACCTCATCGCTGTCAATATTGCTGTGGTTATACGGCGCTGGAATGCTTTCAGGATGATAATCATACAATCTTGGCACAAATGAGCACACTACAAAAGCGTCTGTTTCAAAGGTTTGGTGTACTGGCGGCGGTTGGTGGATGCGTCCTGTAATGGGTTCAAAATCGTGAATGGAAAACGCGTACGGATAGTTATAGCCATCGTAGCCAATAACATCAAACGGATGCGTAGCGTAGATCATTTCAAAAATATCGCCTTGCTTTTTCACTTTGATGAGAAAGTCTCCTTTTTCGTCGTTGGTTTCTAGTTCATAAGGTCTTCTGATGTCACGTTCACAGAATGGTGAATGCTCTAAGAGTTGCCCAAACCAGTTTCGATAACGCTTTGGTGTGTAGATTGGTCGGTACGATTCTACAATGAACAAACGGTTGTCGTCTGTATCAAAGTCTATTTTGTAAATGATGCCGCGTGGAACTAATAAGTAATCTCCATATTTGAAATCCAAATTTCCAAGCATGGTGCGGAGTTTCCCTGTTCCTTTGTGGATAAAAATGAGTTCGTCTGCGTCTGTATTTTTGTAGAAATATTCACGTGTTGATTCTTGTGGAGCAGCCAAAATGATGTTGCAATCACTGTTGGTTAAGACTACTTTTCTGCTTTCCAAATAATCGGCTTCGGGCGGCACTTGAAATCCGCGGAAGCGATAAGATTGCATATTATTGGCTTTCGCAACTTTCGGTTTCACACTGTATTGCTTGCGAATTTCTTTTACTTGAGTTGGTCGGTGTTCGTGGTAACTATTGGTAGACATTCCGTCAAAACCAATCGTTCCAAAGAGTTGTTCATAATATAAATCGCCGTTGGGTTTTTTAAATATCGTGTGGCGTTTTGGTGGAATATTTCCTAGTGTATGATAAAAAGGCATATTGTTATTTTTTTTTGGACTCGTAAAAAATGCTGTGATAAGATATAGAAAAATGTGAAGAATTGCGTTCACATTTAGCAAAAAAACAACGCTGTCTTATTCAGGATTTCGCTTGATAAGATAGTGTAAATGCGCTAGTAAGTCGTTCCAAAAAGGTTTCACTTTTAATAGTTTAACAGATCATTTTTGATCATCTGTACACAAATATCGTAATTATTTGCTGATTTTTTGTGATTGAAGTCATGTTTGGGATTTATTTTGTTGATTGCCTGTGTCAAATTCAATATTTTTAAAAGGAGGCTTTCTTCATTTATGTTCAATACTTTATTTTTTGTATTTTAAGAGAAAAAACATCATATGCTCGATGTAATAGATGGTATCATAACTGATATTAAAAATAAAGCAATTGAAATTGGTCAAGGAATTGCTAAAATAGCAGAAATACTTAATCCAGTAAATCATGCAAAATACAATTCAACTTTTATCCTAAAAGAAACATTAGATCAAAAACGGAAAATACCTGGAACTCCTCAAAATTCTTCCAATTCTTGGAGTTTTGCTGCTGGAATCGATTACAAAAAACGATCAAATCATGAGAAGCACGCCGAACTATTTGGACTAAAAGATACAGGAAAACAATTTTATTTTTATTTGAAAAACGATGGTACTTCTCACTGGAAAATCAACGGAAAAACGCCTAAAACTGGTTCTCGATTCGGTGGAAGCAAAGCATTATCATACAATCGCAAGCGAAAAGGAGAATACGTTGACCTTCCTGCCTTTGACATGATTGCTTCAAGTGCAGACCGAGTAATTGCCAAGGCAAAAGATACAGATGTTTATTTTATGGCAATTCCAACGGAAGTGTATTATCATAAAACAGATAAAGGTAAGTTTTTAAAGTTGCGACAGTCTTTATTCAAACTCGATCCTGAATTATACAAAACAAACAGTATAAATGATATTATTAATACACTAACCATAAAAGATGATGACTATGAACATTTAGCTACAGTTCGTTTTCCCTTTTTTAAAGGTATATTTAAGGCTTTTAATGATACTTTTTTAAAAGTAATACTTACTTGGTTTACCTTGAATTTTCCTTTGCCTATTGTTATCGGATCCTTTGCTGCCACTTCTACTGAGAATTTCACACAACATCTTTTTGATCAAATTCCTGTAACCATTCCACCATTTATATGGATCGAAATTGACACAAGACCTTTTATGCAAAGTAAACCTTTCAATAAAAAATTCACCGACAGATATAAGGTTTACACACATGTACATTATAGAGAAGACGACGGTCCTTTAAAATTTGACGAGTATCGAAAGTCTATCGCATATCATAAAGTTCTCAGTATTGGTGTTGGGTTATCCCATTTACATGAACAGTACGAAGCTATTTATGGAGGTGAAATAGACGCACTTCAGAATGATGAAATTATGCTTGGGAATAGCCATGACACTTGGTATCGGTTTGCTAATGGACAATTTAGAGATGCTGGCGGTTGGATTGATGGAACGTGTATTTATTATTTATTAGTCCAAAATAAACACATCCGTGATGTTCCAAAACGCACTACTGATCCCAATTCTAAATGGAAAAATGTCTATTCTGTATTATGGGCAGATGAGCAATTTGGTTTTACAGAACGTTGGCGATCTGCTG harbors:
- a CDS encoding peptidoglycan DD-metalloendopeptidase family protein; amino-acid sequence: MRIGKIILLTLVFIGAYACGGEKKESTKTVHVEVPAPDPMEFGFNLNDYVVVRDTVRKGDSFGEILEKNHIGYSKIFQIAEKTKDTFDIRKLVAGKPYTLLCTKGDSLQRPECFIYQKNSVDYVVIKFKDSINAYSESKPVKIVEKEASGVITSSLSASLDEAGLSQRLAYDMSDIYAWTIDFFRLQEGDEYKLIYTEKYINDTTFVGIDKIHAAYFKHNGEPFYAFEFETDSLNQIVDYFDENAKNLRRAFLKAPVRFKQVRISSRYNLRRRIKLYGNRIRPHKGTDFAAPINTPIIATANGVVVESARRGGNGNYVKIKHNSTYSTQYLHMKKRKAKVGEFVKQGDVIGWVGMTGNTSGPHVCYRFWKNGRQVDPFKQKLPDADPIDAKLKEAYLKYIQPLKTQIDGIQITLPMEEAPITAIN
- a CDS encoding tryptophan 2,3-dioxygenase family protein codes for the protein MKISPEIAARIEKLEKKYTNSGQDLGAYLDGLLHQRYLTYWEYIHLDTLLSLQIPRTFFPDEEIFIMYHQITELYFKLIIHEQKQIIDDKDQTAEFFTQRIHRINNYFKALISSFEIMINGMEREQFLNYRMSLLPASGFQSAQYRMIELYSTPMENLVHHTVRDQFSAENSLDDLYENIYWKKGATDSKTGEKTLTLKQFEYRYTPRFMRIATQVQQSTIYHRYLALPEQVKQNKNLIDALKKLDLNANVNWPLMHMGSAYRYLRREKTTIEATGGTNWREYLPPSFQKVIFFPEIWSENEKSEWGKEWVNHVFNTEKKR
- a CDS encoding DUF3108 domain-containing protein, with amino-acid sequence MKRTLTIFFLLISFLLQAQQQDAAFETGEWFKFRIHYGFINASYATLEVKEDYLNGKDVYHVVGKGKTTGFASIFFKVDDNYESFFDKQTGMPYKFIRKIDEGGHTKDVEIKFNHEKEKALVNNKKHKTKQEIDIEKNVQDMVSAFYYLRNNYDVSTIKEGDEVVLNMFFDKENFKFKLKFLGRETMRTKFGKVPCLKFRPYVQAGRVFKESESLTLWVSDDENKVPIRIKAKLVVGSLKADLDAFKGLKHPFKILVD
- a CDS encoding helix-turn-helix domain-containing protein; translated protein: MMKHIVCILPFIRTQARYFIFLLLSHCMLAQEATIAKEMQLFISESDSLDRIEEMIQDTFYQENDIALGLEYCRLYLERGKKEENDAIQLFANSQIAYITFQQADYHEALKRSYIAARFAERAKDTVSSIQNNVLLGSTWYVMGIYDEALKPYLIAKELAAETQNSSNEVLCLVNIANIRAKLKRYGNALDSFNSALKILNEKEAPFSPQDKASLLSSLLGKVLCLAELKRFDEAEETYKKGIAIIDEDYKKSVAIAEKNNLEIFKARFNINLGKVYYEKGEYFKSLGFLQEGKEKLKKAGLQNNLYITDFYIAQNLSKQGKNEEAMLLLDAIFKRAGEDSYTDRIEEMYTLAGDISKIQNNKEKEAFYLRELKDILQKKSEKQSAAKDLLYEDDIKKYELENKKLANENTQSLADKKVIMIVSIVLVGLLMIGFLVYHKRAKLKEQKFLAIIDAISKKATEPKPLKTTQNSAIKDEKAKAILEKLSALEETHFYLSENATLHNTAKLLQTNTTYLSKALNAVKKQSFSQYLNKLRIEYVLVKLKEDAVFRSYTIHAISKEIGYKSATTFIKEFKNKTGLNPSYYIKKIKG
- a CDS encoding T9SS type A sorting domain-containing protein: MNLKKITLTTLFLFCIFNISAQNVQSAGYNNVDMLLTVADSLQYQKFELTTGTDTYYAKPFKNLFINIDLDYQPTENVTSYFRLEFKFTNPENVGNVGTTSLGITAPVLIPPVSKKKAERKGPSNSYTYPFTAEVEYPILPITYDVNVKLLKYATQRDYIDKTPNFKVKDSISFSLIAEEFTPNPNEFVVVTTYPNPITNQITIMYAESGTQNPTAAQEPLEVAIFDNTGNPVSQHTLMSTSFNDTSISYTMDTSQLQPGTYYFQLTRAGETTIKTIIKQ